In Euphorbia lathyris chromosome 9, ddEupLath1.1, whole genome shotgun sequence, the following are encoded in one genomic region:
- the LOC136207196 gene encoding uncharacterized protein isoform X1, translating to MEIELEPRVKPLSFKVKGMSRESPSQKASFVLDADLRSHWSSGTNTKEWILLELDEPCLLSHLRIYNKSVLEWEISVGLRYKPETFVKVRPRCEAPRRDMIYPMNYTPCRYVRISCLRGNPIAIFFFQLIGVSVSGLEPEFQPVVNHLLPNIILHKQDAQDMHLQLLQDMTNRLLVFLPQLEVELASFADAADQNLRFLAMLVGPWYPILHIVNERETTRTSGSVSDSEVSKNNQLSSSITVSSNFEPRRSRGMPPCTSSNSSSMVFRSDAVFVLLRKAYRESDLGTFCRTASRILYKLTEPVAVQEDPASATEVSSTLDEIPKTEVLNPLALADYSSLLGEEFQMPDDHWDLSILNLLDIGAVEEGILHVLYACASQPMLCHRLAESRSEFWSALPLVQALLPALRPSMSSLGENVDDTFSQWQQPFVQQALSQIVAMSCSIVYHPLLHACAGYLSSYSPSHAKAACVLIDLCSSVLGPWMAQVIAKVDLTVELLEDLLGIMQGARLSPSRARAALKYVVLALSGHMDDMLGKYKEVKHKILFLLEMLEPFIDPAIYAPRSTIAFGDVSFTFMENQEQSCVVALNIIRIAVQKPAVLSSLESEWRRGSVAPSVLLSILEPHMQLPPEIDLCKSPISKFFEHEMLTASSHSSVRYSGTSSKSNSQDDSDGKVDSPDSSVKMDIFEDASLLFAPVELRTIVLTNVSGSPKEHILDSSCEDPSSELKRAVEKKFTDLFPNGLVLDADAHSEYFNLQADYFQLISYGDCELRASEFRRLALDLHSQNDMALEGHDAAVDALLLAAECYVNPFFMMSFRSSPKITSPVIANERSTKSYEIRELGISSKKNIFDLEKIALLEKKRDKIVLQILLEAAELDRKFQRSLPDGESVPPHLEDIDGQVIDLTSNDVECADAVTLIRQNQALLCSFLIRWLKKEQHSMHEILMHCLIFLLHSATHLYCAPEEVIDIILGSAEYLNAMLTSFYHQSKVGNLQLDVEKIHGVQRRWALLQRLVIASSVGEGSEFAVNVNSRYRCGSLIPLSAWVQRISVFSHSSYPLVRFLGWMAISRNAEQFIKERLFLASDLSQLTCLLAIFSDELAAVDNVLNQEKHGRIGQLGFNQDSPIHQRFEFSDQQHGDQSFRAIYPDINKFFPNLKKQFETFGEHILEAVGLQLQSLSSTVVPDILCWFSDVCSWQLLRNSHVTSHTVSDHLKGYVAKNAKAIIFYILEAIVTEHMEAMVPEMPRVVQILVSLCRASYCDVPFLESIMCLLKPLISYSFSKVPDEEKTLVDDCCLNFESLCFQELFVNIRQKNENGDVPAEKEYCKALMIFILASVFNDLSFQRRREILNSLTLWADFTSFEPTTSFHDYLCAFQTVLESCKVLLVQTLRVFGFLPIQLDKFYDVNEGSLPDSSLEKGSWFLSDIYHNSNSEKMERDDFDFVASKQQDYHLSVEEVKDFSKGLENILAKLNPTLELCWNLHHHLVKKLVITSAECFVYSRCLSSIHPQVQNAEADSCENSFAIKPVEDFSVHWRIGIQGLADFTLKLQESHCWETTSLLLDCLLGVPFYFQLDNVIGAICCTIKSFSCSAPKIVSRLRSDKWLSTLFVRGTHNLRESDRPLTDLLGTLLGHAEPEQRFIALKHLGQLAGQAANGEAVLQSKIFCNNFTQPSLAFSVPEPFLSLMVSSTWDQVVLLASSDTLLTLRTHAMALLLSYIPYASQQQLQSFLAGADSVLHFLGKTALPTCEGPLLRLSLALVAGACLYSSAEDISLIPQEVWRNIESIGLSRTGGKAGDLEKNACEVLCKLRNEGSEAKEALREVLYSNSLKEVDSDFGSTREAILQVLSNLTSVHSYFEIFSEKMDEEAMELQEAEIELGILHKENEVEESSKQTKKEKQISSVGASVKHDSRLQEIKDRISTLEKAKLQEHIIANRQRKLLMRSARRKYLEEAALREEELLRELDRERTAEAEKEIERRQLLELERAKTRELRHNLDMEKERQMQRELQRELGQAESGSRSSRRDFSSSTHSRPRDRYREREHGRSGSAGRTRSNSGRGNMEDQVSSGMGMPSIVLSGSRPFSGQPPTILQSRDRSDDCGSSYEENLDGSRDSGDTGSMGDPELMAAFDGQSGSGQRHGARGSKSRQVMERRERDGRREGKWERKHS from the exons ATGGAGATAGAATTAGAGCCGAGAGTGAAGCCACTCAGCTTCAAAGTGAAGGGAATGTCGAGGGAATCCCCATCTCAAAAGGCCTCTTTTGTTCTTGACGCTGACCTCCGCTCCCACTGGTCTTCCGGCACCAATACCAAAGAGTGGATCCTTCTCGAACTCGAC GAACCTTGCTTGCTTTCtcatttacggatatataacaAGTCAGTACTTGAGTGGGAAATCTCTGTTGGTTTGCGTTACAAG CCGGAGACATTTGTAAAAGTTCGGCCACGCTGTGAAGCTCCTCGCCGTGATATGATATATCCTATGAACTACACTCCATGCCGCTATGTGAGGATATCTTGTTTACGTGGAAATCCCATAGCCATTTTTTTCTTTCAG CTTATTGGGGTTTCAGTAAGTGGTCTTGAACCAGAGTTTCAACCAGTTGTCAACCACTTGTTACCAAACATTATATTGCACAAGCAAGATGCTCAGGATATGCATCTTCAG TTGCTTCAAGACATGACAAACCGGCTGCTAGTCTTTCTTCCCCAACTTGAG GTAGAATTAGCCAGTTTCGCAGATGCTGCTGATCAGAACTTACGTTTTCTTGCAATGCTGGTGGGCCCATGGTACCCAATACTTCATATTGTGAATGAAAG AGAGACTACAAGGACTTCAGGCAGTGTCTCTGACTCTGAAGTTTCTAAGAACAATCAGCTGTCATCTTCCATAACCGTTTCTTCTAACTTTGAG CCAAGAAGATCACGAGGCATGCCACCATGTACCTCGTCAAATTCCAGTTCCATGGTGTTCCGCTCGGATGCAGTTTTTGTTTTATTGAGAAAGGCATACAGAGAATCTGATCTGGGAACTTTTTGCAGAACG GCTTCAAGGATCCTTTACAAGCTTACGGAGCCTGTTGCAGTGCAAGAAGACCCAGCTTCTGCCACTGAAGTTTCTTCTACTCTAGATGAAATACCAAAAACTGAAGTACTGAATCCCCTTGCCTTGGCTGATTACTCAAGTTTGCTTGGAGAAGAATTTCAGATGCCTGATGATCATTGGGATTTGAGCATTCTAAATCTTTTGGATATAGGGGCAGTTGAAGAAGGCATTTTACATGTTCTATATGCTTGTGCGTCTCAG CCTATGCTTTGTCATAGATTGGCAGAGAGCAGATCTGAGTTTTGGTCTGCTTTACCACTTGTACAGGCATTGCTTCCAG CACTTCGCCCTTCCATGAGCAGCCTTGGCGAAAATGTTGATGATACCTTTTCTCAATGGCAACAGCCTTTTGTACAACAAGCCTTGTCTCAG attgTGGCTATGTCTTGTTCGATTGTTTACCATCCTCTTCTTCATGCCTGTGCTGGTTATTTATCATCCTATTCACCATCACAT GCTAAAGCTGCTTGTGTTTTGATTGATTTGTGTTCTAGTGTGCTAGGACCTTGGATGGCCCAGGTCATTGCGAAG GTTGATCTAACTGTGGAGCTTCTAGAGGACCTTCTAGGCATAATGCAG GGTGCTCGACTTTCGCCATCCCGTGCACGAGCAGCTCTCAAATATGTTGTGCTTGCTTTGTCTGGTCACATGGATGATATGTTGGGGAAGTATAAG GAAGTTAAGCACAAAATTCTCTTTCTTCTCGAGATGCTTGAACCTTTTATTGATCCTGCAATCTATGCACCACGGAGTACGATAGCCTTTGGGGATGTTTCTTTCACATTTATGGAAAACCAGGAACAATCTTGTGTAGTTGCTCTGAACATCATCCGTATAGCTGTCCAAAAGCCAGCTGTTCTTTCTTCTTTAGAATCTGAATGGAGGCGTGGGTCAGTTGCTCCTAG TGTACTTCTCTCAATATTGGAACCTCACATGCAGCTGCCTCCTGAAATTGACCTTTGCAAATCCccaatttctaaattttttgagCATGAAATGTTAACTGCTTCATCCCATTCTTCTGTTCGTTATTCAGGAACGTCTTCTAAATCAAACAGCCAAGATGATTCAGATGGGAAAGTTGATTCCCCTGATAGTTCTGTAAAGATGGATATATTTGAAGATGCCAGTCTTCTTTTTGCTCCCGTGGAATTACGAACCATAGTCCTGACAAATGTTTCTGGCAGTCCCAAGGAACATATCTTGGATTCCAGCTGTGAGGATCCCAGCTCTGAATTGAAGCGTGCAGTTGAGAAAAAATTTACTGATCTGTTTCCAAACGGTTTAGTATTAGATGCTGATGCCCATTCTGAATACTTCAACTTGCAAGCAGACTATTTTCAACTCATCAGTTATGGTGACTGTGAACTTAGGGCTTCTGAGTTTCGGCGCCTAGCTTTGGATTTACACTCGCAGAATGATATGGCTCTTGAAGGTCATGATGCTGCTGTAGATGCATTGCTTCTGGCTGCAGAGTGCTATGTGAATCCATTTTTCATGATGTCTTTCAGATCCAGTCCAAAGATAACAAGCCCAGTGATTGCTAATGAGAGAAGTACAAAAAGTTATGAGATCCGAGAATTGGGGATTTCTTCTAAGAAGAATATTTTTGACTTGGAAAAAATAGCTCTTCTTGAAAAGAAAAGGGACAAAATTGTTCTTCAAATACTGCTTGAGGCTGCTGAATTAGACAGGAAGTTTCAGAGAAGCCTGCCAGATGGGGAATCTGTTCCACCACACCTCGAAGATATTGATGGGCAAGTCATAGACTTGACTTCTAATGATGTAGAATGTGCAGATGCTGTAACTTTGATTCGACAAAATCAAGCTCTGCTGTGTAGTTTTCTTATTCGATGGTTGAAAAAAGAGCAACATTCAATGCATGAAATTCTTATGCATTGCCTTATCTTTTTGTTGCATTCAGCTACACATCTTTACTGTGCTCCTGAAGAAGTAATTGATATCATATTAGGTTCTGCTGAATACCTTAATGCAATGCTAACATCATTCTACCACCAGTCCAAAGTAGGCAATCTGCAGTTGGATGTGGAAAAGATACACGGGGTGCAACGCCGCTGGGCATTACTTCAAAGATTAGTAATTGCTTCAAGTGTCGGTGAGGGGTCAGAGTTTGCTGTCAATGTCAACAGCAGATATCGGTGTGGAAGCTTGATTCCACTGTCAGCCTGGGTGCAAAGAATATCTGTATTTTCTCACAGTTCTTATCCCCTTGTTAGATTTCTTGGATGGATGGCAATATCTCGTAATGCAGAACAGTTTATAAAGGAACGGCTTTTCCTTGCTTCAGATCTGTCACAACTAACTTGTTTACTTGCTATATTTTCTGACGAGCTTGCAGCAGTAGATAATGTTCTCAACCAAGAAAAACATGGGAGAATTGGACAATTAGGGTTCAATCAAGATTCTCCAATCCATCAGAGGTTTGAGTTTTCGGATCAGCAACATGGAGATCAGTCTTTTCGTGCTATTTATCCTGACATTAATAAGTTCTTTCCAAATTTAAAGAAACAATTTGAAACATTTGGGGAACACATTTTGGAGGCTGTTGGATTGCAACTGCAATCTCTATCTTCCACTGTTGTGCCTGATATCTTGTGTTGGTTCTCTGATGTGTGCTCATGGCAATTGCTCCGTAACAGTCATGTTACGTCTCATACTGTTTCTGATCATTTGAAAGGCTATGTTGCAAAAAATGCCAAAGCAATCATCTTTTATATACTTGAAGCCATTGTTACTGAGCACATGGAAGCCATGGTACCAGAGATGCCAAGAGTGGTGCAAATATTGGTCTCTCTCTGTAGAGCCTCGTACTGTGATGTGCCATTTCTCGAGTCTATAATGTGCCTTTTAAAGCCACTTATATCATATTCTTTCAGCAAGGTGCCTGATGAAGAAAAGACATTGGTTGATGATTGTTGTCTTAATTTTGAATCACTTTGTTTTCAGGAGCTTTTTGTTAACATTAGACAGAAAAATGAGAATGGAGATGTACCTGCAGAAAAAGAATACTGCAAAGCACTGATGATTTTCATCCTGGCTTCTGTGTTCAATGATTTATCTTTTCAACGAAGAAGAGAGATATTGAATTCCTTGACTTTGTGGGCAGATTTTACTTCTTTTGAGCCAACCACTTCTTTCCATGACTACCTTTGTGCTTTTCAGACAGTTTTGGAGAGCTGCAAAGTTCTGTTAGTTCAGACTTTAAGAGTCTTCGGGTTTCTACCAATTCAGTTGGACAAATTTTATGATGTTAACGAAGGATCACTTCCTGACAGTAGCTTGGAAAAGGGTTCGTGGTTTCTTAGTGATATCTACCACAATTCTAATTCTGAGAAGATGGAAAGGGATGACTTTGATTTTGTAGCTTCAAAACAACAGGATTATCATTTATCTGTGGAGGAAGTAAAAGACTTCTCTAAAGGCTTGGAAAACATCCTTGCAAAGCTAAATCCAACTTTAGAGCTCTGTTGGAATCTTCATCATCATTTGGTAAAAAAGCTGGTAATTACATCAGCTGAGTGTTTTGTGTACTCTAGATGCTTATCTTCAATTCATCCACAAGTTCAAAATGCTGAAGCTGATAGCTGTGAAAATTCTTTTGCAATTAAACCAGTTGAAGACTTCTCAGTTCATTGGAGGATTGGGATACAGGGTCTTGCTGATTTCACTTTGAAGCTCCAAGAAAGCCATTGTTGGGAAACCACATCTCTACTTCTTGATTGTCTACTTGGAGTACCCTTTTACTTTCAGCTGGACAATGTCATTGGTGCAATTTGTTGTACTATAAAATCATTTTCTTGCAGTGCGCCAAAAATTGTCTCGCGCTTGAGGTCTGATAAATGGTTGTCAACATTATTTGTGAGAGGTACTCATAATCTTCGTGAGAGTGACAGGCCTCTCACTGATCTATTAGGTACACTGCTGGGCCATGCAGAACCTGAACAGCGCTTTATAGCACTTAAACACTTGGGTCAATTGGCTGGCCAAGCTGCAAATGGAGAAGCAGTTCTGCAGTCTAAGATATTTTGTAACAACTTCACGCAACCAAGCTTGGCTTTTTCAGTCCCCGAGCCATTTCTATCACTTATGGTGTCAAGCACATGGGATCAGGTGGTTTTGTTGGCATCGTCAGATACACTACTAACCCTAAGAACTCATGCTATGGCACTGCTTCTAAGTTACATACCATATGCTTCCCAGCAACAGCTACAGTCTTTTCTTGCTGGAGCTGATAGCGTGCTTCATTTTTTGGGAAAGACTGCACTGCCAACTTGTGAGGGCCCATTACTACGGCTCTCATTAGCACTTGTTGCTGGTGCCTGCCTGTACTCATCAGCTGAAGATATTTCTTTGATACCTCAAGAAGTTTGGAGAAATATTGAGAGTATAGGGTTGTCTAGAACTG GAGGCAAGGCTGGTGATCTGGAGAAAAATGCTTGTGAAGTCCTGTGTAAATTGAGAAATGAAGGGAGTGAAGCAAAAGAG GCCTTGAGAGAAGTTCTCTATTCTAATTCTCTAAAAGAAGTTGATTCAGATTTTGGGAGCACCCGTGAAGCAATTCTTCAG GTCCTTTCTAATCTAACTTCAGTGCATTCATACTTTGAGATATTCTCAGAAAAAATGGATGAAGAGGCAATG gaacttcaggaggctGAAATAGAATTGGGCATTCTtcataaagaaaatgaagtaGAAGAATCATCAAAACAAACTAAGAAAGAGAAACAAATTTCTTCAGTTGGTG CTTCTGTAAAGCACGATAGCCGTCTCCAAGAAATCAAGGATCGCATTAGTACCTT AGAAAAAGCCAAACTCCAAGAACACATTATAGCCAACAGGCAAAGAAAGCTACTCATGAGAAGTGCACGCCGGAAATATCTAGAAGAAGCTGCTTTACGGGAAGAGGAACTTCTGCGAGAACTTGATAG GGAAAGGACAGCTGAAGCAGAAAAGGAAATCGAGAGACGGCAGCTACTTGAACTTGAACGTGCAAAAACTAGGGAGCTCCGTCACAATCTTGACATGGAGAAGGAGAGGCAAATGCAG AGGGAACTTCAGCGTGAACTGGGGCAGGCTGAATCTGGATCGCGATCATCACGGCGTGACTTTTCTTCGTCAACTCATAGTAG GCCTCGAGACAGGTATCGGGAGAGGGAACATGGAAGATCAGGTAGCGCAGGCCGTACGAGAAGCAATAGCGGGAGAGGGAACATGGAAGATCAGGTATCGTCTGGTATGGGCATGCCATCAATAGTGTTGTCTGGTTCGAGACCATTTTCAGGGCAGCCTCCAACGATTCTTCAATCGCGAGATAGAAGCGATGATTGCGGTAGCAGTTATGAAGAAAATTTGGATGGAAGCAGGGACTCAGGTGATACTGGTAGTATGGGTGATCCAGAACTGATGGCAGCATTTGATGGACAatctggatctggtcaaagacATGGAGCTAGAGGAAGCAAGTCGAGACAAGTAATGGAGcggagagagagagatggaaGACGGGAAGGGAAATGGGAAAGAAAACATTCATGA